A section of the Acidobacteriota bacterium genome encodes:
- a CDS encoding sodium:solute symporter family protein, which produces MNGLALILVAIYAGALLVLSAGRHGGGTGVDYLLAGRRLTLPAFVATLVTTWYGGILAIGEYAWRFGISTWIVFGVPYYLAAILFAFWLARRLRHSGAITIPDLLVDAYGRKASTVGAVAVYASTVPVAYLLMVASLLTQITAWPILTTVVLVATFSALYVALSGFRAVVRTDALQLILMYGGFLILLPAALAHTGGISKLWSSLPASHRAWDGGLGWQTVLVWYLIALQTVVEPSFYQRVFAARSPRIARTGVLVSVAMWMVFDFLTVFSGLAARVLLPDLSDPMAAYTSLATLVLSPWAAAFFILALFATMMSTLDSYLFIAATTVGHDFPKTASDGFEVRRRTRFGLILSAGLAIVGATIFTSAVQVWHDIGSVVTSTLLLPVLAIHLPSPWKPSEAGAVIAMIGAAVASTTWILARTSSGYPLGVEPMFPALLLAALCLIADRAYARLVTS; this is translated from the coding sequence GTGAATGGTCTGGCTCTGATCCTGGTCGCGATCTACGCGGGAGCGTTACTCGTGCTGTCCGCCGGACGACACGGCGGTGGTACCGGGGTCGACTACCTGCTCGCCGGGCGCAGATTGACCCTGCCGGCGTTTGTCGCCACCCTTGTTACTACCTGGTACGGCGGCATTCTCGCTATCGGCGAGTACGCCTGGCGTTTCGGGATATCGACCTGGATAGTCTTCGGTGTCCCATACTACCTGGCTGCCATCCTCTTCGCCTTCTGGCTCGCACGACGGCTGCGACACTCCGGCGCCATCACGATCCCGGACCTTCTGGTCGACGCCTATGGCCGCAAGGCATCGACGGTGGGGGCGGTGGCCGTCTACGCCTCGACCGTGCCGGTGGCCTATCTCCTGATGGTCGCCTCGTTGCTGACCCAGATCACGGCTTGGCCGATCCTGACCACAGTCGTGCTCGTCGCGACGTTCTCGGCCCTCTACGTTGCCCTCTCGGGCTTCCGGGCTGTGGTCCGCACCGACGCTCTGCAGCTCATCCTCATGTACGGCGGCTTCCTGATCCTGCTTCCGGCAGCGCTCGCACACACAGGTGGAATCTCGAAGCTCTGGAGTTCGCTACCCGCCAGCCACCGCGCATGGGATGGTGGACTGGGGTGGCAGACCGTTCTCGTCTGGTACCTGATCGCGCTGCAGACAGTGGTCGAGCCTTCGTTCTATCAGCGCGTCTTCGCCGCCCGCAGCCCTCGCATCGCCCGGACTGGCGTACTTGTGTCTGTCGCGATGTGGATGGTATTCGACTTCCTGACCGTATTCTCGGGCCTCGCGGCACGTGTGCTCCTGCCGGACCTGAGTGATCCGATGGCGGCATACACCTCACTCGCCACGTTGGTGCTGTCTCCATGGGCGGCGGCATTTTTCATCCTCGCCCTCTTCGCCACCATGATGTCGACCCTCGATTCCTACCTCTTTATCGCGGCCACAACCGTGGGTCACGACTTCCCGAAGACCGCGAGCGATGGCTTCGAGGTCAGGCGACGAACTCGTTTTGGCCTCATCCTGTCGGCCGGCCTTGCAATCGTTGGAGCAACGATCTTCACCTCCGCGGTGCAGGTCTGGCACGACATCGGGTCGGTGGTGACATCCACCCTGCTCCTCCCGGTCCTGGCCATCCACCTGCCTTCTCCCTGGAAGCCGAGCGAGGCTGGCGCGGTGATCGCGATGATTGGCGCAGCCGTAGCTTCGACCACATGGATCCTCGCCCGCACCAGCAGCGGCTACCCACTGGGAGTCGAACCGATGTTCCCCGCCCTGTTGCTGGCCGCGCTGTGTCTGATTGCGGACAGAGCCTACGCCAGGCTGGTAACCTCTTGA